The following are encoded together in the Aciduricibacillus chroicocephali genome:
- a CDS encoding ClpXP adapter SpxH family protein, which translates to MSRKRNRFESCGPVQTTHSDSCQYFDFFQKPVEIFVFIDPLCAECWSLDPILKKLTMQYGRFFTIQPIISSKLDSLNLEAQKKPEDLKRDWERTAKRTGMSCDGDLWVENPISSPWVASLAIKAAGLQGKRAGRIFLRRLQEAAFLYKQNVSDESVIVECAEEVGLDIEEFKDDLYSVSARKALQCDLKLTREMDVDTFPSLVFFNQADDNEDGIKISGLHSYHIYVLVLKEILQRNPLPSANLPLEEFLSFYKIVGTYEIAFVYDWTLEKAEREMMKLQLRRKVRKIPAKHGNFWKYIK; encoded by the coding sequence GTGAGTAGGAAGCGTAACAGATTCGAGTCTTGCGGCCCGGTTCAAACTACACACTCGGATAGTTGTCAGTATTTTGATTTCTTTCAGAAACCTGTTGAAATATTTGTCTTTATTGATCCGCTATGCGCAGAGTGCTGGTCACTTGATCCCATTCTTAAAAAACTTACAATGCAGTACGGACGTTTTTTCACAATTCAGCCGATCATCAGCAGCAAGCTGGATTCACTGAATTTGGAAGCACAGAAAAAACCTGAAGACTTAAAACGGGATTGGGAACGAACTGCCAAGCGGACAGGTATGAGTTGTGATGGAGATCTTTGGGTCGAGAATCCTATTTCCTCTCCATGGGTTGCTTCTCTTGCAATCAAAGCTGCAGGACTTCAAGGCAAAAGAGCAGGAAGGATTTTCCTTAGACGTTTGCAGGAAGCTGCTTTCCTTTACAAACAGAATGTTTCCGATGAATCGGTTATCGTTGAATGTGCGGAAGAAGTCGGTCTGGATATAGAAGAATTCAAGGACGACCTTTATTCTGTCTCAGCTCGCAAAGCATTGCAATGCGATTTGAAACTCACACGGGAAATGGATGTCGATACATTCCCTTCTCTAGTCTTCTTTAACCAAGCAGATGACAATGAAGACGGAATAAAGATCTCAGGATTGCATTCATACCATATTTACGTACTTGTTCTAAAAGAAATCTTGCAGCGAAACCCTTTGCCTTCAGCAAATCTGCCACTGGAGGAATTTCTCAGTTTTTATAAAATAGTTGGCACATATGAAATTGCCTTTGTTTACGATTGGACATTGGAAAAAGCAGAAAGAGAAATGATGAAACTCCAACTAAGAAGAAAAGTTCGTAAAATCCCCGCGAAACACGGGAATTTCTGGAAATATATTAAATAG
- a CDS encoding globin, which translates to MSDAISLYEAIGGAATMDKLIPAFYERVGSHPALTPIFPEDLTEVARKQYMFMTQFLGGPPLYSEERGHPRLRRRHLPFEITPERKDAWLECMKAAMDEADIEEPHFSFMLERLTMTAHHMMNTP; encoded by the coding sequence ATGTCGGATGCAATTAGTTTATACGAAGCGATCGGCGGAGCAGCAACAATGGACAAGCTTATCCCAGCCTTTTACGAAAGGGTTGGCAGCCACCCGGCATTGACTCCAATTTTTCCGGAGGATCTTACAGAGGTTGCCCGTAAGCAGTATATGTTCATGACTCAATTTCTTGGCGGACCCCCTTTATATTCAGAAGAAAGAGGCCATCCGCGGCTAAGACGCCGGCATCTCCCCTTCGAGATTACACCTGAACGAAAGGATGCCTGGCTTGAATGTATGAAAGCTGCAATGGATGAGGCTGACATTGAAGAACCGCATTTTTCATTCATGCTTGAACGGTTGACAATGACTGCCCACCATATGATGAATACGCCATAA
- a CDS encoding CYTH domain-containing protein: MAQEIEIEFKNLLSKEEYTKLRAGLPFHSASMTQTNHYFDTEAFNLKQKGSALRIREKNDRFTLTLKEPHPDGLLETHDTLTDEEAASWIEGSPLPKENVGEQLEQLGVNEADLKLFGSLTTERLETKSNGVLLVLDYSTYNGENDYELEIEAMDRKSGQAAMEEVLQEFSIPRRKTPNKIERFYNSMKKK; encoded by the coding sequence ATGGCACAAGAAATTGAAATTGAATTTAAAAACCTGCTAAGTAAAGAAGAGTATACGAAGCTTCGAGCAGGCCTCCCCTTCCACAGTGCAAGTATGACCCAAACGAATCATTATTTTGATACAGAAGCATTTAACCTTAAGCAGAAGGGATCCGCTTTAAGAATCCGGGAGAAAAATGACCGATTTACCCTGACTCTGAAAGAACCCCACCCAGATGGTTTGCTGGAAACACATGACACCCTCACTGATGAAGAAGCTGCATCCTGGATTGAAGGAAGCCCTCTTCCTAAAGAAAATGTCGGAGAGCAACTTGAACAACTTGGAGTTAATGAAGCAGATCTGAAATTGTTCGGTTCTCTTACAACAGAACGTCTGGAGACAAAAAGTAATGGAGTACTGCTTGTTCTTGACTACAGTACTTATAATGGAGAAAACGATTACGAATTGGAAATCGAAGCCATGGATCGTAAATCCGGACAGGCTGCAATGGAGGAAGTATTACAGGAATTCTCCATACCTAGACGGAAAACACCAAATAAAATTGAACGGTTCTATAACAGTATGAAAAAGAAATAA
- a CDS encoding GTP pyrophosphokinase — protein MNWETNLAPYAQAIAELKVKLKAMRGQFQSESRHSPIEFITGRIKPVKSILEKAAGKNLDPNNFTGIESELQDIAGLRVVCQFVDDIYTVVDMIRERKDLSIIEERDYIRTHKESGYRSYHLIIEYPVETIHGLKIVIAEIQIRTLAMNFWASNEHSLNYKYKGSIPAHIKERLRKAAEAAYKLDEEMSKIKHEIQEAHQIIDEF, from the coding sequence GTGAATTGGGAAACAAATCTTGCTCCCTATGCTCAAGCGATTGCAGAACTTAAAGTGAAACTAAAAGCAATGCGCGGTCAATTTCAGAGTGAATCGCGACATTCTCCAATCGAATTCATTACTGGAAGAATCAAGCCAGTAAAAAGCATTCTTGAAAAAGCAGCAGGAAAGAATCTTGACCCTAATAATTTCACTGGAATTGAAAGCGAACTTCAGGATATAGCAGGACTGCGCGTCGTCTGTCAATTTGTCGATGATATCTATACAGTTGTCGATATGATTCGGGAACGCAAAGACTTGAGTATTATTGAAGAAAGAGACTATATCAGAACACATAAGGAAAGCGGCTATCGTTCCTATCATCTGATTATTGAATATCCTGTTGAAACGATACATGGATTGAAGATTGTCATTGCCGAAATCCAAATCCGGACACTGGCGATGAATTTCTGGGCTTCCAATGAACACTCTTTGAATTACAAATACAAAGGCAGCATACCGGCGCACATTAAGGAAAGATTACGCAAAGCCGCCGAGGCTGCATACAAACTCGATGAAGAAATGTCCAAAATCAAACATGAAATACAAGAAGCGCATCAAATTATTGATGAATTCTGA
- a CDS encoding NAD kinase, which translates to MKFDIVSRGDHRSNNIKATMKQYLTDFDLEYSEEEPDLVISIGGDGTFLEAFHRYMHRLSETAFIGVHTGHLGFYADWMLDEVEKLIIEIAKTPFQVVEYPILEVIIRSKTGGEEDRYLALNEATIKTAEGSVVFDVEIKGEHFETFRGDGLCISTPSGSTAYNKALGGAILHPSIEAVQITEMASINNRVFRTIGSPMILPKHHTCVLRPIVDRSFLLAIDHFTETYTNVKSIQCRVAKEKIRFARFRPFPFWNRVRDSFVREGDRTRMDD; encoded by the coding sequence GTGAAATTCGATATTGTTTCCAGAGGAGACCATCGCTCCAACAATATCAAGGCAACGATGAAGCAATATTTGACTGATTTTGATTTGGAGTACAGTGAGGAAGAGCCTGATCTCGTCATTTCCATCGGAGGAGACGGAACCTTTCTGGAAGCGTTTCACCGCTATATGCACCGTCTTAGCGAGACGGCATTTATCGGGGTACATACGGGGCATCTTGGTTTCTATGCTGACTGGATGCTGGATGAGGTGGAAAAGTTGATCATTGAGATTGCTAAGACACCTTTCCAAGTCGTTGAGTATCCAATCCTAGAAGTAATTATTCGCTCCAAGACAGGTGGCGAGGAAGATCGTTATCTTGCTTTGAACGAAGCGACAATCAAAACAGCAGAGGGTTCGGTCGTATTTGATGTCGAAATCAAGGGAGAGCACTTCGAGACATTTAGAGGAGATGGTCTCTGCATCTCTACGCCATCAGGAAGTACTGCATATAATAAAGCACTAGGAGGAGCAATATTGCACCCTTCTATTGAAGCTGTTCAAATTACGGAAATGGCTTCGATCAACAACCGGGTCTTCAGGACAATCGGTTCTCCAATGATTTTGCCTAAGCATCATACATGTGTTCTTAGACCAATTGTAGATAGAAGTTTTCTTCTTGCTATTGATCACTTCACGGAGACATATACGAATGTGAAATCCATTCAGTGTCGTGTCGCCAAGGAAAAAATCCGTTTTGCTCGTTTCCGTCCTTTCCCGTTCTGGAATCGAGTTCGTGATTCATTTGTTAGAGAAGGCGACAGAACAAGAATGGACGATTAA
- a CDS encoding RluA family pseudouridine synthase, with protein sequence MRTVWIVEQEADGEVLKNYLRENKGFSRRLLKAMKAEGGKVLVNGLDYPLSGLVSSGDKVECILLSEERGHTLLAEPIPLSIKFEDDYLLIVDKLPGMAVIPSRQHPSGTVANALLAHYDKQGLNSTVHVVTRLDKDTSGLVLVAKNRYIHSLLSVSQKAGQISRTYEAVVEGHFEEEASTIDLPIGRKEGSIIERAVNNEGQEAVTHYKVLRSNNHLSLLSVKLETGRTHQIRVHFSHIGHPLAGDTLYGGGTEYIKRQALHCEHLSFSHPVTGEDLHFSSDLPEDIQLLIREMN encoded by the coding sequence ATGCGGACGGTTTGGATTGTGGAACAAGAAGCAGATGGCGAAGTTCTGAAAAATTACTTGCGAGAAAATAAGGGCTTCTCCAGACGATTGTTAAAAGCAATGAAAGCTGAAGGTGGAAAAGTACTTGTAAATGGACTTGATTATCCGCTTAGTGGTCTAGTCTCATCTGGTGATAAAGTGGAGTGCATCCTTTTGTCCGAAGAGAGGGGGCATACACTTCTAGCGGAGCCAATCCCGCTTTCAATTAAGTTCGAGGATGATTATCTTCTTATAGTGGACAAGCTGCCTGGAATGGCTGTTATTCCTTCAAGGCAACATCCATCCGGAACGGTTGCCAATGCGCTGCTTGCCCATTACGATAAGCAAGGTTTGAACAGTACTGTTCATGTTGTAACAAGGCTTGATAAAGATACGTCAGGCCTTGTTCTTGTCGCGAAAAATCGGTATATTCATTCTTTATTATCCGTCTCTCAAAAGGCTGGGCAAATATCGCGTACGTATGAAGCTGTTGTTGAAGGCCATTTTGAAGAAGAGGCCTCGACAATCGATTTACCGATTGGACGGAAAGAAGGGTCGATTATCGAACGTGCCGTTAATAATGAGGGGCAAGAGGCTGTCACACATTACAAAGTATTGCGGTCGAATAATCATTTATCTCTACTTTCTGTAAAACTGGAGACTGGGAGAACCCATCAGATTCGGGTACACTTCTCTCACATTGGACATCCTCTTGCCGGTGATACCTTATATGGGGGAGGAACTGAATACATAAAAAGACAGGCACTCCATTGTGAGCACCTGAGCTTTTCCCATCCTGTTACAGGAGAGGATCTCCATTTCAGTTCTGACTTGCCGGAGGACATTCAACTCCTCATTCGGGAAATGAATTGA
- the prpE gene encoding bis(5'-nucleosyl)-tetraphosphatase PrpE, with the protein MKYDFIGDIHGCYEELCDLFQHLGYEKTDEIYIHPDGRIPVFIGDLTDRGPDSFSVIKLAYEMVVRHEKAKYVPGNHCDKLYRYFRGNNVKLMHGLETTVAELKDLPSKEQQKIARMFIALYTKAPLYLHLKDVQAVAAHAGIKESYIGRSDKKVKSFVLYGDTTGEFHPDGRPVRRDWAQKYHGSYWIVYGHTPVKEPRFLNHTVNIDTGCVFGNKLTAFRLPEETTISVPSRQAYDETRFNSFPE; encoded by the coding sequence TTGAAGTATGATTTTATTGGAGATATACACGGTTGCTATGAGGAACTCTGCGATCTATTCCAGCATCTTGGCTATGAAAAGACAGATGAAATATATATTCATCCGGATGGTCGAATCCCGGTTTTCATTGGAGATCTTACCGACCGCGGACCGGACTCTTTTTCTGTAATTAAGCTTGCTTATGAGATGGTTGTCAGACATGAAAAAGCTAAATATGTGCCCGGCAACCATTGTGATAAGCTGTATCGTTACTTTCGTGGCAACAATGTGAAGCTTATGCATGGTCTTGAGACGACTGTTGCCGAATTAAAGGATTTACCTTCCAAGGAGCAGCAAAAAATCGCTCGGATGTTCATCGCTCTTTATACGAAGGCTCCGCTTTACTTACATCTTAAAGATGTACAGGCAGTTGCTGCTCACGCTGGCATAAAAGAATCCTATATTGGCAGATCTGATAAGAAGGTCAAATCGTTTGTACTATATGGAGATACGACAGGTGAATTCCATCCTGATGGACGGCCCGTCCGCCGGGATTGGGCACAAAAATATCACGGTTCTTACTGGATCGTATATGGTCATACACCAGTGAAAGAACCGCGATTCCTTAATCATACAGTCAATATTGATACGGGCTGTGTATTTGGCAACAAGCTTACTGCCTTTCGGTTGCCGGAAGAAACAACCATTTCTGTACCCTCCCGTCAAGCTTATGACGAAACGAGATTCAATTCATTTCCCGAATGA
- a CDS encoding CotO family spore coat protein has protein sequence MGESRYAKKPLLYIEQPGIREPKAEMQTTYRSPSRKDNAQPSSLGSDSNSSKGSRGTGKKRNAFHEQLLASQKGRKRPATEYELSKAEEEEKVTEPQNEKKVEAEAVVSEQKEQEQSDKKQNVQKNTSPEFVHLPFNELDLRGKINYFLNKPPLVPVLKCELRTSEQTHLGVIEKFENEIVHLRKKRKANPELIPFEEITSIRLLGF, from the coding sequence ATGGGAGAAAGCCGTTATGCAAAGAAACCTCTGTTGTATATTGAACAGCCAGGTATCCGTGAACCGAAGGCGGAAATGCAAACTACTTACCGTAGTCCTTCAAGAAAAGATAATGCTCAGCCATCTTCACTCGGAAGCGATTCAAATTCTTCTAAGGGAAGCCGAGGAACCGGAAAGAAGCGAAATGCATTCCATGAACAGCTGCTGGCAAGTCAAAAAGGACGAAAGCGTCCGGCGACAGAATATGAATTGAGCAAGGCAGAAGAGGAAGAAAAAGTAACAGAGCCTCAGAATGAAAAGAAAGTTGAGGCGGAAGCAGTAGTTAGTGAACAAAAGGAACAGGAACAAAGTGATAAGAAACAGAACGTACAGAAAAATACCAGCCCTGAGTTTGTCCATTTGCCGTTCAATGAACTTGATCTCCGAGGAAAAATTAACTATTTTCTTAATAAACCCCCGCTAGTTCCTGTGCTTAAATGTGAATTACGTACTTCAGAACAGACTCATTTAGGGGTTATTGAAAAGTTTGAGAATGAAATTGTACATTTGCGTAAAAAGCGTAAAGCAAATCCGGAACTGATTCCATTTGAAGAAATTACAAGTATTAGACTGCTTGGTTTTTAA
- a CDS encoding CotY/CotZ family spore coat protein, with amino-acid sequence MGCGENVKPEHLGENCVSRILREIVAAQNDVVNNDCCDTSCEQSISDLLGETEPGNDLDTVPVILYCKGTCKPFKGYGVGQHHHHGHDKLTRAIGSFFFKVKKVTNDNCAVLELLASHGCHKPDTEVGHENEEGKCKDDPKTPACQPTDHLQATGLCLTVDLNCFCHVTCLPAIQANC; translated from the coding sequence ATGGGTTGTGGAGAAAACGTCAAACCTGAACATTTGGGGGAAAATTGTGTTAGTCGTATTCTAAGAGAGATTGTTGCAGCTCAAAATGATGTAGTAAATAACGATTGCTGTGACACGAGCTGTGAACAGTCCATCAGTGACTTGCTTGGTGAAACTGAGCCAGGTAACGATTTGGACACAGTACCTGTTATCCTTTACTGCAAAGGGACTTGTAAACCGTTTAAAGGTTATGGAGTCGGCCAGCATCATCACCATGGGCACGATAAATTGACTCGAGCTATCGGCAGCTTCTTCTTTAAAGTAAAAAAGGTAACGAATGATAACTGTGCCGTGCTTGAATTGCTCGCTTCACATGGCTGCCACAAACCTGACACAGAAGTTGGCCATGAAAACGAAGAAGGAAAATGTAAAGATGATCCTAAGACACCTGCTTGTCAGCCAACGGACCATCTTCAGGCAACAGGACTCTGCCTGACAGTTGATCTTAATTGCTTCTGCCATGTTACTTGCTTGCCTGCCATCCAGGCAAACTGCTAA
- a CDS encoding DUF421 domain-containing protein, translating into MQFYLSMIYEMVFGFFALLIFAKIMGKTQISQITTFDFISALVLGDLIGNALFDKNTGIIEIALVIFIWSVLMYGTEMITQKFNRSRSFLEGRPAIIIQRGELIRDSMRKNKLDINQLQHLLRAKNAFTVSEVHSAILETDGTLSVLKKSDFQMADRQDHNLVPKPVRLPMTLVIDGAIIHDNLNEMGRNEKWLMQKLKEQGFTRVKDVFYAEWTPDQKLLAQDGKGLNKDESDHAAE; encoded by the coding sequence ATGCAGTTTTATTTATCAATGATATATGAAATGGTTTTCGGATTTTTTGCTCTGCTCATTTTTGCTAAAATCATGGGTAAAACGCAAATCTCCCAGATTACGACCTTTGACTTTATTTCCGCACTCGTATTAGGTGACCTTATAGGAAATGCACTCTTCGATAAGAATACAGGAATTATCGAAATAGCGCTTGTCATTTTCATCTGGAGCGTTCTTATGTATGGTACCGAAATGATTACCCAGAAGTTCAACCGTTCCCGCTCTTTCCTAGAAGGAAGACCGGCAATCATTATCCAACGTGGAGAACTTATTAGAGATTCCATGCGCAAAAATAAGCTCGATATTAACCAGCTTCAGCATTTACTTCGAGCAAAAAATGCATTTACGGTGTCCGAGGTTCATTCGGCTATCCTTGAAACGGATGGAACGTTATCTGTCCTGAAGAAGTCCGACTTCCAAATGGCAGATAGGCAAGATCACAATCTTGTTCCAAAACCAGTCCGTCTTCCGATGACCCTTGTGATTGATGGAGCAATCATTCATGACAATCTCAATGAAATGGGTCGTAATGAAAAATGGCTGATGCAAAAATTGAAAGAGCAAGGATTCACGCGAGTTAAAGATGTATTTTATGCTGAATGGACTCCCGATCAAAAATTATTGGCTCAAGACGGTAAAGGATTGAACAAAGATGAATCAGACCATGCCGCTGAATAA
- a CDS encoding YjcG family protein gives MKFGIAIFPSKSVQDEANSYRKRYDPHYSLIPPHITLKTPFEAEEELIKELSTELRYIAKDTKPFTVYINKVSSFAPVTNTIYFKVEPIQSLIDLNSHMHEGIFPAQGKHSFVPHITIAQNLTDDEFSDVFSSLRMKKIQFQDKVDRFHLLYQLENGSWTVYDSFVLGN, from the coding sequence ATGAAATTCGGTATTGCCATTTTTCCATCCAAATCCGTACAGGACGAAGCCAATTCGTACAGAAAGCGGTACGATCCCCACTATTCGCTGATTCCTCCGCATATTACTTTGAAAACACCTTTCGAAGCCGAAGAAGAGCTTATTAAGGAATTATCGACTGAACTGAGATACATTGCGAAGGACACGAAACCATTCACAGTCTATATCAATAAGGTCAGCTCCTTTGCACCAGTCACAAATACGATCTATTTCAAAGTGGAACCTATCCAATCACTCATCGACTTGAACAGTCATATGCATGAAGGAATTTTCCCTGCTCAAGGTAAACACTCCTTCGTCCCGCATATTACAATTGCCCAAAATTTGACAGATGATGAATTCTCCGATGTTTTCAGCAGCCTGCGCATGAAAAAAATCCAGTTCCAAGACAAAGTTGACCGTTTCCATCTCCTTTATCAACTTGAAAATGGATCTTGGACAGTGTACGACTCCTTCGTTCTCGGGAACTGA
- a CDS encoding ABC transporter ATP-binding protein, which translates to MNVKQWTEPFQQKKITLKDVKGKDKKRAKDAKGTIKRLWSYFGKEKRMLIIVIFMVLLSTVFSLLGPYLVGRGIDKYISGGMSKGLGLLIGTLAFVYILLALATFLQNYWMVGIGQNIVYKLRQQLFEQFHRLPISYYDKRKQGDLMSRVTNDIDNVNSTLNQSVIQIFSSVLTLCGTIVVMLMLSPLLTVVTMIVVPLLFIGTKWITNRTGPLYKLQQKDLGEMNGFVDETFNGQKIVRLFSQEARFAEDFRNHNEALQQSGFWAQAISGLIPKVMNTLNFLSFALIALFGGWLAVKGTITVGVIVIFIEYARQFTRPLNDLANQFNVVLSAVAGAERVFQVLDEQPEDLKEDEGKELKKTNGHFAFNNVGFAYDERSILKDINFEVLPGQTVAFVGHTGAGKTTIANLIARFYDYDSGSIKLDGIELNSIRRTSLRQHMAIVLQDTFLFKGSIRENIRYGKLDATNEEVIAASKQANAHNFISSLPNGYDTMLDQSGSGISQGQKQLLAIARAFLKEPEILILDEATSNIDTITEMHIQQALKELMRNRTSFVIAHRLNTVEEADQIIVLEHGQIIEQGTHAQLISQKGKYASLYV; encoded by the coding sequence GTGAACGTCAAACAATGGACTGAGCCTTTCCAACAAAAGAAAATTACACTTAAAGACGTCAAAGGCAAGGACAAAAAGCGAGCCAAAGATGCAAAAGGAACAATTAAGCGTCTCTGGTCCTATTTTGGCAAGGAAAAACGAATGCTCATCATCGTTATTTTCATGGTTTTGCTAAGCACAGTATTCAGTTTGCTTGGACCGTACCTCGTTGGACGTGGAATTGACAAGTATATTAGCGGCGGCATGTCAAAAGGGCTTGGCCTGTTGATCGGTACATTAGCTTTCGTTTATATCTTGCTTGCTCTTGCCACCTTCTTACAGAATTACTGGATGGTCGGCATCGGCCAGAACATTGTCTATAAGCTTAGGCAGCAGCTTTTCGAACAATTTCACAGGCTTCCAATTAGCTATTATGACAAAAGGAAACAAGGGGACCTCATGAGTCGCGTCACGAATGATATTGACAATGTTAATAGTACATTGAATCAATCAGTCATTCAGATTTTCTCAAGTGTACTTACACTCTGCGGAACAATAGTCGTTATGCTAATGCTGAGCCCTCTCCTAACTGTAGTCACCATGATTGTCGTTCCATTGCTCTTCATCGGAACGAAATGGATTACGAATCGTACTGGCCCTTTATATAAACTGCAACAAAAGGACCTTGGAGAAATGAATGGCTTTGTCGACGAAACATTCAATGGTCAGAAAATAGTCCGTCTATTTTCTCAGGAAGCACGATTTGCAGAAGATTTCAGAAACCATAATGAAGCTTTACAACAATCAGGCTTTTGGGCACAGGCAATTTCCGGCTTGATTCCTAAAGTAATGAATACGCTGAACTTTTTAAGCTTCGCTCTTATCGCTTTATTTGGCGGCTGGCTTGCAGTTAAAGGTACAATTACAGTTGGTGTTATTGTCATTTTCATTGAATACGCCCGCCAGTTCACAAGGCCGCTTAATGATCTTGCCAATCAGTTCAATGTCGTCCTGTCTGCTGTTGCTGGAGCCGAACGGGTCTTTCAAGTCCTTGATGAGCAACCTGAGGATCTTAAGGAAGATGAAGGCAAAGAATTGAAAAAGACAAATGGCCATTTTGCTTTTAACAATGTAGGCTTTGCATATGATGAAAGAAGCATTTTAAAAGACATTAATTTTGAAGTACTTCCCGGTCAGACAGTTGCTTTTGTCGGACATACCGGAGCAGGTAAAACGACAATTGCAAACTTGATCGCCCGCTTTTACGATTACGACTCAGGCAGCATAAAACTAGATGGAATAGAACTGAATTCCATCCGCCGTACAAGCTTGCGACAACATATGGCGATTGTGCTTCAAGATACATTCCTATTCAAAGGCTCTATTCGAGAAAATATCCGTTATGGGAAGTTAGATGCGACAAACGAGGAAGTTATAGCTGCGTCGAAACAAGCGAACGCACATAATTTTATCAGCTCCTTACCGAATGGCTATGACACGATGCTTGACCAATCCGGCAGCGGCATCAGTCAGGGACAGAAACAGCTTTTGGCAATTGCACGAGCATTTCTGAAGGAACCAGAAATCCTTATACTCGATGAGGCGACAAGTAATATAGATACAATCACGGAGATGCATATCCAACAAGCCTTAAAGGAACTGATGAGGAATCGTACAAGCTTCGTTATTGCCCATCGCCTGAACACAGTTGAAGAGGCTGACCAAATTATTGTTTTAGAACACGGACAGATTATTGAACAAGGAACACATGCCCAACTGATTTCACAAAAAGGAAAATATGCATCACTTTATGTTTAA